The following coding sequences are from one Treponema parvum window:
- the eda gene encoding bifunctional 4-hydroxy-2-oxoglutarate aldolase/2-dehydro-3-deoxy-phosphogluconate aldolase, which translates to MTELPEIFKKIRDIGIMPVIKLDKAEDAVPLAKALSKGGIPMAEVTYRSSAAEASIKAMVKECPDMLVGAGTVTTVDQAKSAIAAGAKFVLAPGFDPAVVDYCLSKKVPMIPGISDASQVEAAIAKGLKVVKLFPASVVGGTSMLKALAGPFADMMFVPTGGINTENVVEYAKQPNVLAVGGSWMVKTDMINEGKWDEITADCKEAVKVMQGFKFAHMGMNATDENPAEAISEKIAVFGLPSKPGNSSIFNAADIEIMRKNGRGVHGHVGIRCANVDRSVAYLAQFGFKPVEETMTHISKDDPNSPLKFCYLLPEINGFAFHLVRY; encoded by the coding sequence ATGACGGAATTACCTGAAATTTTTAAAAAAATTCGCGATATCGGTATTATGCCGGTAATCAAATTGGACAAAGCGGAAGACGCCGTTCCTCTTGCCAAAGCATTGAGCAAAGGCGGCATTCCTATGGCGGAAGTTACGTACCGTTCTTCGGCTGCGGAGGCTTCGATTAAAGCTATGGTAAAGGAATGCCCCGATATGCTCGTAGGAGCCGGTACTGTAACTACAGTGGATCAGGCTAAAAGCGCTATCGCCGCCGGAGCGAAGTTTGTCCTTGCGCCGGGTTTCGATCCTGCCGTAGTGGACTATTGCCTTTCAAAGAAGGTGCCTATGATTCCCGGCATTTCGGACGCATCTCAAGTTGAAGCGGCTATAGCGAAAGGTCTCAAAGTTGTAAAACTTTTTCCCGCTTCCGTCGTAGGCGGAACTAGTATGCTTAAAGCTCTTGCGGGTCCCTTTGCTGATATGATGTTTGTTCCCACCGGAGGAATAAATACCGAAAACGTAGTTGAATATGCGAAGCAGCCCAATGTTCTGGCCGTAGGCGGATCATGGATGGTAAAAACGGACATGATAAATGAAGGTAAATGGGATGAAATTACTGCCGACTGTAAAGAGGCCGTAAAAGTAATGCAGGGATTTAAATTTGCTCATATGGGCATGAACGCTACGGATGAAAATCCTGCGGAAGCCATTTCCGAAAAGATCGCCGTTTTCGGCCTGCCTTCCAAACCGGGCAACAGTTCGATTTTCAACGCTGCCGATATTGAAATAATGCGGAAAAACGGCCGAGGAGTTCACGGCCATGTGGGGATCAGGTGTGCTAACGTAGACCGCTCAGTGGCTTACCTTGCCCAGTTCGGTTTCAAACCTGTCGAAGAAACGATGACGCATATTTCCAAAGACGATCCGAACTCTCCTCTAAAATTCTGCTATCTTTTGCCTGAAATTAACGGATTTGCCTTTCATCTGGTAAGATACTAG
- a CDS encoding adenine phosphoribosyltransferase, protein MFSINDLDKAVRRVPDFPKPGILFYDITGILVNPAAFSFCIDRMVDLYKNAKVDAVAAVESRGFIFAAPFAQRLGIPLVLIRKKGKLPGKVYSCKYELEYGTAEIEVHVADISSGKRYLLVDDLIATGGTFKAAKKIIEQGGGSVVECFGVIGLPDLNYERILSPMKVTTLINYHGE, encoded by the coding sequence ATGTTTTCGATTAACGATCTGGACAAAGCCGTTCGCCGCGTGCCCGACTTCCCTAAACCCGGCATTTTGTTTTATGACATAACCGGCATTTTAGTAAATCCCGCCGCATTTTCATTCTGCATCGACCGGATGGTTGACTTGTATAAAAATGCAAAGGTTGATGCTGTCGCCGCCGTCGAATCGCGCGGATTTATCTTTGCGGCGCCTTTTGCACAGCGGCTGGGCATTCCTCTTGTGCTCATCCGCAAAAAAGGTAAACTTCCTGGTAAAGTATATTCTTGCAAATACGAACTGGAATACGGAACCGCCGAAATTGAAGTCCATGTAGCCGACATTTCAAGCGGAAAAAGATATCTTTTAGTCGACGATCTCATCGCGACCGGCGGAACTTTTAAAGCCGCAAAAAAAATTATCGAGCAAGGCGGCGGCTCCGTAGTCGAATGCTTCGGCGTAATAGGCCTTCCGGACCTTAACTATGAAAGGATCTTGTCGCCCATGAAAGTCACGACACTTATAAACTATCACGGAGAATAA